In a genomic window of Primulina huaijiensis isolate GDHJ02 chromosome 10, ASM1229523v2, whole genome shotgun sequence:
- the LOC140986698 gene encoding V-type proton ATPase subunit d2-like has product MYGFEALTFNIHGGYLEAIVRGYRAGLLTAADYNNLCQCETLDDIKMHLSATEYGPYLQNEPSPLHTTTIVEKCTLKLVDEYKHMMCQATEPLSTFLEYITYGHMIDNVVLIVTGTLHERDVHELLEKCHPLGMFDSIATLAVAQNMRELYRLVLVDTPLAPYFSECITSEDLDDMNIEIMRNTLYKAYLEDFNRFCQKLGGATSEIMSDLLAFEADRRAVNITINSIGTELTRDDRRKLYSNFGLLYPYGHEELAVCEDIDQVRSAMEKYPPYQSIFAKLSYGESQMLDKAFYEEEVKRLCLSFEQQFHYGVFFAYVRLKEQEIRNLMWISECVAQNQKSRVHDSVVFIF; this is encoded by the exons ATGTACGGATTCGAAGCGCTGACCTTCAACATCCATGGCGGTTACCTGGAAGCGATCGTGCGAGGCTACCGCGCAGGACTGCTCACGGCGGCAGATTACAACAATTTGTGCCAGTGCGAAACTCTGGACGACATTAAGATGCACCTCTCGGCCACAGAGTATGGACCCTACCTCCAAAACG AGCCCTCTCCGCTACATACGACAACAATCGTGGAAAAATGCACTCTGAAACTGGTTGATGAGTATAAGCACATGATGTGCCAAGCCACAGAGCCTCTGTCAACTTTCTTGGAGTATATCAC ATACGGTCACATGATTGACAATGTTGTCCTAATTGTCACTGGAACTTTGCACGAGAGGGATGTTCATGAATTGTTGGAGAAATGCCATCCTTTGGGAATGTTTGACAG CATCGCTACCCTGGCGGTTGCTCAGAATATGAGGGAGCTTTACAGATTGGTGCTCGTCGACACTCCCCTGGCACCGTACTTCTCCGAATGCATCACTTCAGAG GATTTGGATGACATGAATATTGAAATTATGAGGAATACACTTTACAAGGCATACCTTGAGGATTTCAACAGATTTTGTCAG AAACTTGGCGGTGCCACTTCAGAAATTATGTCTGACCTCCTGGCATTTGAGGCTGATAGAAGAGCAGTCAATATCACAATAAACAG CATTGGCACTGAGCTTACCCGAGATGATCGTAGGAAGTTGTATTCTAATTTTGGCTTGCT ATACCCTTATGGTCATGAGGAACTTGCTGTATGTGAAGACATTGATCAG GTTCGCTCCGCCATGGAAAAGTATCCTCCTTATCAATCCATATTCGCAAAGTTATCCTATGGAGAGAGCCAGATGCTTGACAAGGCCTTTTACGAAGAGGAAGTAAAACGACTCTGCTTATCATTCGAGCAGCAG TTCCATTATGGTGTATTTTTCGCATACGTGAGACTGAAAGAGCAAGAGATCAGGAACTTGATGTGGATATCTGAATGTGTTGCACAAAACCAGAAGTCCAGAGTGCACGACAGCGTCGTGTTTATATTTTAG
- the LOC140986957 gene encoding uncharacterized protein isoform X1 — MAGRSSSCRNGTSITDLGLDTLAHCASFMGLRDVSNMAMSCRYLNTAAYSDFVWRSLFREEWPYIISPHTLLSSSVREAYIHRHNSLRQFKFHDPLVTDVPVNGKRPQYILFDKDDIIFSQGPQIRIFDAKKTLVTRGNHNARITCMRLFPVNETSLYQNESESGDNILITSSSDHFIRLWWKGRCRCFKGHTGPVSTLSDKFLGNDTGKIFASGGEDCTVRLWSINSTGKRGQLALMATLYGHEKDVSLMSVAGYKTSLLVSLSKNGKVRVWDTTTASSSRATCCVGMTSVPDAPVGLKCHESLLYIASSSSVIGIDLRTMRRVLTIVQHADIHSFEAIPSKSILCTGGTGRGILWDTRRVSDTPKFEPVVELDGHVGPVKHLHMDAYKVVTGGPDDPNVNVWDIGIGTQTNSLSCSLSDDLSRSFGCLAMAVDRCRIVTASANDELSILRYWDFSSATRRVSSNLWEESSVGSKFWNPQSFSDSEDLDR; from the exons ATGGCGGGCCGTTCTTCTTCGTGTCGGAATGGCACGAGCATCACGGACCTTGGCCTGGACACTCTGGCGCACTGCGCGAGTTTTATGGGGCTTCGAGATGTCTCCAACATGGCCATGTCCTGTAGATACCTCAATACAGCCGCCTACTCCGATTTCGTCTGGCGATCCCTTTTCAG AGAGGAGTGGCCATATATTATTTCCCCGCACACTCTTCTATCATCAAGTGTCAGAGAAGCGTACATTCACAGGCATAATTCGCTGCGGCAGTTTAAATTTCACGATCCGTTAGTTACTGATGTCCCTGTGAATGGAAAGCGTCCTCAATACATATTGTTCGACAAAGATGACATTATCTTTTCACAG GGTCCGCAGATTAGGATTTTCGATGCAAAAAAAACTCTTGTGACACGAGGCAACCATAACGCGAGAATAACTTGCATGAG ATTGTTTCCAGTTAATGAGACTTCTCTGTATCAAAATGAGTCGGAAAGCGGGgacaatattttaattacatcaaGCAGTGACCATTTTATTCGTCTATGGTGGAAG GGCCGGTGCCGATGCTTCAAAGGACACACTGGCCCTGTATCCACCCTGTCAGATAAATTCTTGGGTAATgatactggaaaaatctttgCCAGTGGAGGCGAAGATTGCACGGTCCGCCTTTGGTCAATCAATTCCACTGGAAAACGTGGCCAGCTTGCATTGATGGCTACTCTATATGGACATGAGAAGGACGTGTCACTGATGTCAGTTGCTGG GTACAAAACATCTCTGCTTGTCAGCTTGTCGAAGAATGGCAAG GTTAGAGTTTGGGACACTACGACAGCATCATCTTCTCGTGCTACGTGTTGTGTGGGGATGACTTCAGTGCCTGATGCGCCGGTGGGCTTGAAATGCCACGAGTCATTACTCTACATTGCCTCTAGTTCATCCGTCATTGGAATTGATTTAAGAACAATGCGTAGAGTTTTAACAATAGTCCAGCATGCAGATATACATTCATTCGAAGCCATACCCTCAAAGTCCATACTTTGCACTGGTGGAACTGGAAG AGGAATTCTTTGGGATACGAGGCGAGTTTCTGATACACCTAAATTTGAACCAGTTGTTGAATTGGACGGGCATGTTGGCCCTGTGAAACACTTACACATGGATGCGTATAAAGTGGTAACTGGTGGACCTGATGATCCTAATGTAAATGTTTGGGACATCGGTATAGGCACACAGACAAATTCCCTCAGTTGTTCATTGTCGGACGACCTATCACGGAGCTTTGGATGTTTGGCAATGGCTGTTGATCGTTGTCGAATTGTTACCGCTAGCGCAAATGATGAACTGAGCATTTTACGGTACTGGGACTTCAGTTCTGCAACTCGTCGTGTCTCGTCAAATCTATGGGAAGAAAGTTCAGTGGGTTCGAAATTCTGGAATCCTCAGTCTTTTAGTGATTCAGAAGATTTAGATCGGTGA
- the LOC140986957 gene encoding nuclear distribution protein PAC1-like isoform X2 — protein sequence MAGRSSSCRNGTSITDLGLDTLAHCASFMGLRDVSNMAMSCRYLNTAAYSDFVWRSLFREEWPYIISPHTLLSSSVREAYIHRHNSLRQFKFHDPLVTDVPVNGKRPQYILFDKDDIIFSQGPQIRIFDAKKTLVTRGNHNARITCMRLFPVNETSLYQNESESGDNILITSSSDHFIRLWWKGRCRCFKGHTGPVSTLSDKFLGNDTGKIFASGGEDCTVRLWSINSTGKRGQLALMATLYGHEKDVSLMSVAGYKTSLLVSLSKNGKVRVWDTTTASSSRATCCVGMTSVPDAPVGLKCHESLLYIASSSSVIGIDLRTMRRVLTIVQHADIHSFEAIPSKSILCTGGTGRHTDKFPQLFIVGRPITELWMFGNGC from the exons ATGGCGGGCCGTTCTTCTTCGTGTCGGAATGGCACGAGCATCACGGACCTTGGCCTGGACACTCTGGCGCACTGCGCGAGTTTTATGGGGCTTCGAGATGTCTCCAACATGGCCATGTCCTGTAGATACCTCAATACAGCCGCCTACTCCGATTTCGTCTGGCGATCCCTTTTCAG AGAGGAGTGGCCATATATTATTTCCCCGCACACTCTTCTATCATCAAGTGTCAGAGAAGCGTACATTCACAGGCATAATTCGCTGCGGCAGTTTAAATTTCACGATCCGTTAGTTACTGATGTCCCTGTGAATGGAAAGCGTCCTCAATACATATTGTTCGACAAAGATGACATTATCTTTTCACAG GGTCCGCAGATTAGGATTTTCGATGCAAAAAAAACTCTTGTGACACGAGGCAACCATAACGCGAGAATAACTTGCATGAG ATTGTTTCCAGTTAATGAGACTTCTCTGTATCAAAATGAGTCGGAAAGCGGGgacaatattttaattacatcaaGCAGTGACCATTTTATTCGTCTATGGTGGAAG GGCCGGTGCCGATGCTTCAAAGGACACACTGGCCCTGTATCCACCCTGTCAGATAAATTCTTGGGTAATgatactggaaaaatctttgCCAGTGGAGGCGAAGATTGCACGGTCCGCCTTTGGTCAATCAATTCCACTGGAAAACGTGGCCAGCTTGCATTGATGGCTACTCTATATGGACATGAGAAGGACGTGTCACTGATGTCAGTTGCTGG GTACAAAACATCTCTGCTTGTCAGCTTGTCGAAGAATGGCAAG GTTAGAGTTTGGGACACTACGACAGCATCATCTTCTCGTGCTACGTGTTGTGTGGGGATGACTTCAGTGCCTGATGCGCCGGTGGGCTTGAAATGCCACGAGTCATTACTCTACATTGCCTCTAGTTCATCCGTCATTGGAATTGATTTAAGAACAATGCGTAGAGTTTTAACAATAGTCCAGCATGCAGATATACATTCATTCGAAGCCATACCCTCAAAGTCCATACTTTGCACTGGTGGAACTGGAAG GCACACAGACAAATTCCCTCAGTTGTTCATTGTCGGACGACCTATCACGGAGCTTTGGATGTTTGGCAATGGCTGTTGA